Sequence from the Eleginops maclovinus isolate JMC-PN-2008 ecotype Puerto Natales chromosome 14, JC_Emac_rtc_rv5, whole genome shotgun sequence genome:
GGGGGCTGGTTGCTGATACTGTTGGTTATAAGGTTGCTGGTATGGACCAGCAGGGGGTTGTTGATAAGGGTTGGATGGAGGATAAATATTAGCTGGGTGTTGCTGGTAGAGGCCTTCATGCATCATGGGCTGCATTGGCATCCCATAGCCTTGCTGGGGGTAAAAGGCATTATATGGTCCAGTTTGCTGGACAGGGCCCATCTGATCATATCTAATTGGTTGATTTTCGACAGGTGGGTTAGAAGGTGTACAGTCTGGCTTAGGTTCGGCCGCCTTGGCAGCCTCTACTGCTGGGCCGAAAGTAAAGAGTGAGGAATCAAGTTGATAGGGTTGATGCTTCATAACATCTATTACATTGAGGGGTTTAGGGGCAGGCTTTGGTTTATCTTGGTCTTTTTTCTTGGCTTTGATTGAAGGACTAGTGGAAGGGGGCTGCTTTGATGGGGGATTCCAAGGGGACTGAATAGGATTGTATGATCGTGAAGGAGGAGCACGTACGTTAGGTGTGTATTTCCATTCATGTGGTAAGGAAGCAACTGGTGATGGTGCACGGGTTGCCTTGTTTGCTTCCACAGTCTCAGAGTCCACAACATATTTCTCCATACGAGACTGCCTCTTAGCAAACATATCAGCTCCTTTTCCTCTGACGGCTGGCATCTCATAAGATGAACCCTGGGTTGCTGGGTTTAAGACACTCGCCATTGGGTTGATGGGAGATGAAGAACGTTGACTGATGTTGAAGGAGTTCATTCGctgtggtggaggtggagggctCCTTGCTTGTGGGAGATTTTGTGGTGGTTGCCAAGGTTTTGGTGAGGGATGAGTGTTTACCATTATTGTAGAAGCACTCACAGGTGTTTGCTGTGGCTGTGGTGCCCAGGCATTTACAGGGGTCTGAGGTTGTCCCTGAGGTTGTCCCTGTGGTTGAGGCCATGTATTCATCGGTGGCTGTGGTAGAGAAGAGGACTGTTGCCAGTTTGGCTGTGACGTTGGCTGTGGTGGACCTGGTTGAGCCCAAGGCAGTTGATTTTGGGGTTGAGGTTGGGTCTGATTTTGCTCTTGGGCCCAAGAATTCATGGGTGACTGAGCATGTTCTGAAGGGTTCTGTGCCCATGATGGTTGGGACTGAGCCAGGGCTGGTACTGGCATCCATGGATTCACAATGGCTTGAGGCTGCGAAGGAGGTTGTGATGGGGCTGCTTGGATCCAAGGTGGCTGAACTTGGGCTTGAGTTTGTGATGGAGGCCATGCATTCATTGGGGGCTGCTGTTGAGCTGGAGCAGAGACCCAAGGTGGTTGAGGCTGACATGGTGCTTGAGGCTGACATGGTGCTTGCACCTGTGGCCATGCTGGCTGTGGTGCCTGATGCTGTGGTTGCTGAACCCATGGCGGCTGTGGCTGAGATTCAGTTTGAACCGGTTGAGCCCAAGGAGGTTGTGCTTGGGGTTTCTGCTGCGGTTGTTGCATCCATGGTGGCTGAGGCTGAGAGTCTGTTTGTGATGGTTGTGCCCATGGAGCCTGgggttgctgctgctgcattggTTCTTGGGGTTGACCCCAAGGTGGTTGTGACTGCGGTATATGTGGCTGCTCGTGAGAGTGTGTCCAGGGGGGCTGAGCCTGAGGATGGGACTGTGGATGCTCTTGAGCTTGGGCCCATGATGGCTGAATTTGAGGGTTCCAATTATTTGTAGGAGGTTGAGGCTGTGCTTGGGTCTGAGCAGGTTGACGTGTCACCCAAGGTGGCTGGGGTGGCGACTGACTTTGAGGTGGGTCTTGGGGCAGCCCTTGAGCTGGAGGCCAAGGATTGGTGGGCTGCTGTTGTTGtgcctgtgtttgtgctggAGTCCAGCAAGGAGCAGGCTCAGGCTGCGGGGGACAATTCGTATGACTATTTTCCTCCTGAGCCGTCATTTGCAGAGGCTGTTGAGTTTCAGGTTCTTTTAGAGCCCATGTGGGCTGTTCCACTGTGGGATTGCTGGAAGGAGCCTCCTGGGGGGCAAGAGGTGGGGAGGGATCAGGGGCAGGTGCAGGGGTTGGCTCTAGTTCTGGAGCAGGGGTTGTCTCTATGGTGGGGGCAAGAGCAGGCGTGAAAACACTATTTTCAGCTTGTTGAGGCATGTCCTGGTTGGTCATTTCTATCTGCGGTGTCCAAGGAGGAGAGTTGGGGTTGATCGCAGGCTTTGGAGCCACAGGTGGAGGaatcttattttttctttgttgagaTTGGAGGAAATTACAAGCCTCAGCCCCAAGACTAAGGTAGTCTTCCTCGCCTCCTGACTCAACACCCAACTTCCTATCCTTTCTGTTGAGGAGGTTTAGCAGTGCTGGGTTAGGCGATATTTTAGGTGCTTCCTTAAACGAGAACATAGGCTTACCAGCATTTCTCCTCCTTGCATCGGACAAAACGCCAGTCCGACTTGCAGGGGTAGCAATGCGCTCATCCCGGGAGGCTATCTGCTCTCCTTGGCCCACAGAATCTTGATTGGTCCCACTCATTGCGGGAGAATAAGGGGCAGCCGACATGTTTTCTGCAGAGAAAGGCTTTGCAGAACGATTACTAAAAGCACTCTGGATTTcactttgttgatgttgcacTGTGCCATTGATGTTTGTAGAATAGTGCTGCACTTGCTGTTGCTCTTGATATTCTTGCTGCTGCTGATACATTTGCTGCTGTTGATAATGCTGCTGTtcatactgctgctgctgttcataCTGTTGCTGctgatactgctgctgctgttgttgctgctgctgctgctgctgctgctgctgctgctgctgctgctggtattgttgttgttgttgttggtagTTCTGTTGTTGCTCATAGTACTGCTGCTCCTGATATTGCTGgtactgttgttgttggctTTGTTGGTGAATATTTACATCCATATAAGCATGGCCCTCTGTCGTGGACTGCATGTAAGAGTGCTCCTCAATCTTCTTTTCAATCAACGGTACTGCTTCCACGGGAATTCCCTGGCGCCTGAGCTCATCATGTTCAGCAGAAATCTCATCCATCCTTAAACGACGTTGGGCAAACATTGTGGCCCCCTTGCCCTGTGTGTCAGGCAAACACTCCATCTCTGCTGGGTTGTTCAGGTTCCTTTCAATCTCAAGAAGACCCTTGTCCCAGTTGATAGTTAGCAAACTTTTTCCACTTTGGGCATTAGTGAGGAAATGCTTGTCTATTTCAGAACCGTTTGGAGCCACAAGTGTAAATTCAACAGTGTGGGTTTCCTGTGTATCCTCGTCCTCTTCGTCGCTGTACTCGGGTTCGTCTTCACCTGTGCCGTAGCTCACAAGTGTGTATTTCTTGACCCTCTGCCGATGTTTCTTGAACATCAACACCCCCTTGTTGTTGGGGTTGGGCGGAGCAGCCGTAAGAAGGAGAGCAATACGTTTACATTTGGACTTGGCTTCCTTCACCTGCTTTTCAGAAAGACTTTCGCTGCGCCTGAGCCCTGTGTAGAGAAGAAAGTTCAAGGGTTAGGGAAATCAATATAAATGCTTCCAATcctaacctttaaaaaaaaaaattaaaacagctGCTCCTAAATGAATGtcagaaaaaatacaacattttagtttattataTAAACCCCAGTTCTGTTATCAATCATCTGAAGAGTAAAAATAGAGCTTGCACAAACAACTTAGTGACAGGTGACACAATTAAGTTTCAAACCAAAGTTAAGCAGGTCACAAAGCAATTAGTTTCAGTGTTTAATATTACATTGAAATCACgcttctgtaaaaataaattttaaaaatgtccaatgATCATGTTCAAATCAGAAGCAGAAATATTAACAGACTAACAATTGATTATAAGTCCTGTAAATGCACAGTGGTATAAAACAATACAACTCAACTAAGCCATTATCTCATTCCTTTACATTTATATCTAGCTGTATACTGTCCTAATTTGTACAGTCAGTTTAACATAAAAAATTAACCCATATAGCAATCATTAAATCCTCTGACTCATGTTTAATACACGTATTTGCTTACAgacaatgaaacacattaaaTCAGTTGCTCTTTGCCACAAAGTATCCAGGAATAGGAACTGAGAAAGATTAAAGATAGCCTGCATGCAATACATTGACGAGGAGCAGAGTGTCTTTACGTCCTTATCTGTGAGTTTACATGCTGCCCACTTAAAACCTCCTCTCTACTTAAAGCTGCCACATTGGTTGAAACACTTGTCAAAACAAAGCCACTCTAACCAACAATgcaaagttgaaataaaataataagaacattttctttttgatattcctGCAAGACTAACCTGAAGCTGGAGGAGACAGCGGGAGTGAGCAACTGACTCACTTTTTTAGCCCAGTTAAAGCAGCCTGTTTGAGAGGATCAGGTGACGGGCCAGAGGAGCACATGCTGGTGTCTGTCAAAGAGCCCCTTCTGTAGGCATCATCAGCGTGCTCCAGTTATATTTATGTCTTCTAAACAGCGCCTCAGTATCCACATTCATCATCTGGCCTCTTCAAATGGATAGATCTTTTCTCAAGTATAGCAGCTTCTTACATCAATCAAGCAATTCCATTGATTCTTTATATCTAGCTTTTGTTGACTATAACCATCCTATCTGCCCTGTGACTCTGTACTATCGCCGTGATTTGGTTGTAGTTCAGGTTAAAACCCGGAAGTATCTGCTTCTGTGAAGGAATGAGTGCCCACTTCCAACTGCTTTAAGAGACACACACTATTTTAAGCAGCACACACTCTTACTTGGAATGCACACCTGTTTTGCACAAATGCAATTTAGTGTTGACCTATTAGCCTGCAGGCCCCCCTTCACAAATAGATGTTTAACACTCACACAGTAAAAAACGGTAATACTTCCCGGTACTTACTGGCGTGTCTTGCCCGATGCTTGTTGGGTTTGTCTGGATCCCCCTCAGTCTCTGAGTCCTGCTCTTCGGCTGCTGTTGCCTCTTCTGACGGAAATGAGACAGTGAAACACCCAGGAACTCCCTCACAGCgccctcctccttcttctccttcacttTGGGACCCACTAACCCTGGGGCCTCCCACCCTGAAGATGCCCCTCCCTGCTTCTGATGCTGCTGGCTGCTGCACAATGACCTCCACCTGCCCCAGCATGGACGGGGAGCTGAGCACCACCCCGTGCTGTCCGAGGGGCTCCCTGGCGGGACGCGGGACATAGTGCGACTTTATACTGGTGGTGTGGATCTCCTTGACAGTCTCTCTGTTGGAGTGTTCCCCCTCTATCCCGATAGCACTCCCCAGAGAGGTGGAGCCCCCGTCCTCCAAGGTTTGCTCAGACAGGGACACCTGGAGCTCCACCATATGCCCAGGGGAGAAGCATCGCCGTTCTtcattttccttaaaaataGGACATTTCTGATCACCAGACGAGGGAGCATGGAGTTGGGTACAAAGCAGTTGGGGTCTCTTTGGAAACTCTGTATCCCCATAGCAGGTCTTGTCCTGGGGCTTGGATATGTAGAGCTCCCTCGGGCTTTGGGACCTGTGTTGTGGGGAGAAGATGTGGAGGGTGGTGCTCTCTACAGCCTCACCGGAGGGTTCCCTCTCTGCAGCTTGTGTCTCTTCTGATTCATATTCTTCTGATGAGACAGTGCAGGATCTTTCAGAAGAGAGGGgagaacaggaagagagaggtGAAACTTTTCATTTACCAAATTCATCATAAGTGGAGATGCTGCAGTTGACCAGGGTGAAACATACAACTTATAGAAATCACCATAAAGCTTTCATAAATTGTAGAGGTTTTCCCTAGCTTGAAAGTGcatgtaaaaacaaagtgtatCCCTGTAGTGATTACTTTAATATCAATAACAGACAATGTCACCTCAACTTAATTAAAAAGAACTGAGGATTTGTGGACCTTTCAGATTGATATATGCCTTTGAACCATCCCATTCATTATTTcagaatatttagatttttccattaaaaaaatataaacatcattTGAATAAGCAATACATGGTGAGGTGCCTGATTAATGGAGCCATTTGATTGTTGATGAAGTAAAGATTGTCTCCCATTGATGAAGTTGTCaaagtaattaaatatatttaatgtttgtgcAGCGAGTTAAATGAAAGGCTCCGGTCactgaagaggaaaataatcaCGCTTCACCATCACTCTGCCTAATTTCCATTTTCAAGGTCAATGAGGAATAACACAACAGAATGTCATTATCCTGGTCATAAATTATTAAATTTACGTTGATTAGACGTCAGTGAGCGCTCATTTTCTCCAAATAGGAAAGAGTGACATATGCTAATGCTTTTTGATAAACTGAGGTCATCTGTCCACAAGTCTACAGAAATAAGAGTCTCACAGAAACTACCCCACTACAAATCCTGCACTccactactaccaccaccaccactactactactactactactactactactactactactaccactaaattcaataacaaaatgaaacttTAACTGTATGTCCCTCTGCAGTTTAAATGCAAGCACATATGCTCCATACATATGCTCCACCTGATAACACTTTGGCTGAGTAATGGCTGAGCAGCTGCACGTCAATCAGACACAAATCTGTATCACCAGCGGAAGGTCAGCCTGACTGACACACAATAACTCACTAATTCAATAACAGATATGACTGCACATGCATACAGTCATTGTGTCATGCTAAAGGCCACAGGTCATAAAACAACATGCTATCTAAATGCTAATACAGGGGTGCAACAATTATGTTTGCATTGCTTCAGTTGGCATGGCTCAGTGTTCCTGATATTCTGTCATGTTACTGAATTCCCTATCATTAATCTAACAGGTGATGTGTGGTCCTACCTtttgagcagcagctgcagacagtCGATGGATGTGTCTATGAGTGCAGAGGCTCGTAACAGAGTGAGATCAGCACACGGCTCTCCGTTTAGTGACACCACCTCGTCACCTTCACACACTCCAGCCAGCGAGGCAGGACCTCTGGCTTCCACCTGGGCAGGCAAAGTATAAGTAAGAGGACAAAACGGCTAGAAAAGCAAACTTATCACAGACTGAATCAGCGTTCATCGTCAGCACAGGTGAAGTCTATTATGAAGTAACAGTAACCTCAGTCTATCTTCatcatctttaaaatattgtcaTTGGCTACTGATTTCATGATACAGAACATTCTGGACCAGGTCCCTGACACCAATACATTTTCATCTGGTAAGACgcaagatgtttttttaggTTAGAAATTGTTCATATGAGCAAATTATTCTACTTCTCAGTGAAGCATTTCAACAAACTCCTCCTACAGATTTAATCCTCAAAACTTCAAATTTTGTCAGTAAGACCTCAAGTTTTATTTCATAGTCTGGTGTACTGGCAACCTTTATGGCCTATGGCAAAATAATTactaattaaaaagcaaaaatgtccCTAGGGAGGCACTGTATATAATAGCAACAATttgcaaaatgcaaaatgtacaatCAACGTCACTAATTTTGAGGGTGCAAAAAAGATCgataaatgtaattttacatTGTCTTTTCACCAAGCTGCTGCATAATATTTCTGAAGGCCAGCTCTGCACAGACCCATTTAAAGGACACCTCTTCATACAGTTAAAGCAATGACTGATGGTTTGGTTCGCTTGTAATTGGATCCTGCGGACTATAAAATGCTTTGTTGATAGGATCATTTAATGAGGAGAAATACCTCGTATATTCTGCACAAGAGATGGGGATACATTATAATTTCTCAGAAATGATGTAAAAATATGTTGCATATCCTACAAACAAATATCTTTAATCTTCACATATTCCAACAGTTTCCAGATTTCTTGACCTTTGATTactgctttaaaatgttccaaGACTAGAGGGGATTTTTACCACCACAAGCACGACAtctcatgtatttattttaaatttaacAAACCTCTCTTCTCTTGGATACATTTTTGTCAGAATAATGTTGTGTAGGTTGTTGTCA
This genomic interval carries:
- the LOC134875808 gene encoding synaptopodin-2 isoform X1; this translates as MGTGDYICVTLRGTAPWGFTLREGEGDTYRPFLVSKVEARGPASLAGVCEGDEVVSLNGEPCADLTLLRASALIDTSIDCLQLLLKRSCTVSSEEYESEETQAAEREPSGEAVESTTLHIFSPQHRSQSPRELYISKPQDKTCYGDTEFPKRPQLLCTQLHAPSSGDQKCPIFKENEERRCFSPGHMVELQVSLSEQTLEDGGSTSLGSAIGIEGEHSNRETVKEIHTTSIKSHYVPRPAREPLGQHGVVLSSPSMLGQVEVIVQQPAASEAGRGIFRVGGPRVSGSQSEGEEGGGRCEGVPGCFTVSFPSEEATAAEEQDSETEGDPDKPNKHRARHARLRRSESLSEKQVKEAKSKCKRIALLLTAAPPNPNNKGVLMFKKHRQRVKKYTLVSYGTGEDEPEYSDEEDEDTQETHTVEFTLVAPNGSEIDKHFLTNAQSGKSLLTINWDKGLLEIERNLNNPAEMECLPDTQGKGATMFAQRRLRMDEISAEHDELRRQGIPVEAVPLIEKKIEEHSYMQSTTEGHAYMDVNIHQQSQQQQYQQYQEQQYYEQQQNYQQQQQQYQQQQQQQQQQQQQQQQQQQQYQQQQYEQQQQYEQQHYQQQQMYQQQQEYQEQQQVQHYSTNINGTVQHQQSEIQSAFSNRSAKPFSAENMSAAPYSPAMSGTNQDSVGQGEQIASRDERIATPASRTGVLSDARRRNAGKPMFSFKEAPKISPNPALLNLLNRKDRKLGVESGGEEDYLSLGAEACNFLQSQQRKNKIPPPVAPKPAINPNSPPWTPQIEMTNQDMPQQAENSVFTPALAPTIETTPAPELEPTPAPAPDPSPPLAPQEAPSSNPTVEQPTWALKEPETQQPLQMTAQEENSHTNCPPQPEPAPCWTPAQTQAQQQQPTNPWPPAQGLPQDPPQSQSPPQPPWVTRQPAQTQAQPQPPTNNWNPQIQPSWAQAQEHPQSHPQAQPPWTHSHEQPHIPQSQPPWGQPQEPMQQQQPQAPWAQPSQTDSQPQPPWMQQPQQKPQAQPPWAQPVQTESQPQPPWVQQPQHQAPQPAWPQVQAPCQPQAPCQPQPPWVSAPAQQQPPMNAWPPSQTQAQVQPPWIQAAPSQPPSQPQAIVNPWMPVPALAQSQPSWAQNPSEHAQSPMNSWAQEQNQTQPQPQNQLPWAQPGPPQPTSQPNWQQSSSLPQPPMNTWPQPQGQPQGQPQTPVNAWAPQPQQTPVSASTIMVNTHPSPKPWQPPQNLPQARSPPPPPQRMNSFNISQRSSSPINPMASVLNPATQGSSYEMPAVRGKGADMFAKRQSRMEKYVVDSETVEANKATRAPSPVASLPHEWKYTPNVRAPPSRSYNPIQSPWNPPSKQPPSTSPSIKAKKKDQDKPKPAPKPLNVIDVMKHQPYQLDSSLFTFGPAVEAAKAAEPKPDCTPSNPPVENQPIRYDQMGPVQQTGPYNAFYPQQGYGMPMQPMMHEGLYQQHPANIYPPSNPYQQPPAGPYQQPYNQQYQQPAPPAYHPQAPQSPNHAYQQPMQPPQAPYQPANSPPYMAAASVPYQQQPPSSFAVSGFPVAARPESVLGGPAAAPKPKFMAKKSSAQVWKPSVVDKE
- the LOC134875808 gene encoding synaptopodin-2 isoform X2; translation: MGTGDYICVTLRGTAPWGFTLREGEGDTYRPFLVSKVEARGPASLAGVCEGDEVVSLNGEPCADLTLLRASALIDTSIDCLQLLLKRSCTVSSEEYESEETQAAEREPSGEAVESTTLHIFSPQHRSQSPRELYISKPQDKTCYGDTEFPKRPQLLCTQLHAPSSGDQKCPIFKENEERRCFSPGHMVELQVSLSEQTLEDGGSTSLGSAIGIEGEHSNRETVKEIHTTSIKSHYVPRPAREPLGQHGVVLSSPSMLGQVEVIVQQPAASEAGRGIFRVGGPRVSGSQSEGEEGGGRCEGVPGCFTVSFPSEEATAAEEQDSETEGDPDKPNKHRARHARLRRSESLSEKQVKEAKSKCKRIALLLTAAPPNPNNKGVLMFKKHRQRVKKYTLVSYGTGEDEPEYSDEEDEDTQETHTVEFTLVAPNGSEIDKHFLTNAQSGKSLLTINWDKGLLEIERNLNNPAEMECLPDTQGKGATMFAQRRLRMDEISAEHDELRRQGIPVEAVPLIEKKIEEHSYMQSTTEGHAYMDVNIHQQSQQQQYQQYQEQQYYEQQQNYQQQQQQYQQQQQQQQQQQQQQQQQQQQYQQQQYEQQQQYEQQHYQQQQMYQQQQEYQEQQQVQHYSTNINGTVQHQQSEIQSAFSNRSAKPFSAENMSAAPYSPAMSGTNQDSVGQGEQIASRDERIATPASRTGVLSDARRRNAGKPMFSFKEAPKISPNPALLNLLNRKDRKLGVESGGEEDYLSLGAEACNFLQSQQRKNKIPPPVAPKPAINPNSPPWTPQIEMTNQDMPQQAENSVFTPALAPTIETTPAPELEPTPAPAPDPSPPLAPQEAPSSNPTVEQPTWALKEPETQQPLQMTAQEENSHTNCPPQPEPAPCWTPAQTQAQQQQPTNPWPPAQGLPQDPPQSQSPPQPPWVTRQPAQTQAQPQPPTNNWNPQIQPSWAQAQEHPQSHPQAQPPWTHSHEQPHIPQSQPPWGQPQEPMQQQQPQAPWAQPSQTDSQPQPPWMQQPQQKPQAQPPWAQPVQTESQPQPPWVQQPQHQAPQPAWPQVQAPCQPQAPCQPQPPWVSAPAQQQPPMNAWPPSQTQAQVQPPWIQAAPSQPPSQPQAIVNPWMPVPALAQSQPSWAQNPSEHAQSPMNSWAQEQNQTQPQPQNQLPWAQPGPPQPTSQPNWQQSSSLPQPPMNTWPQPQGQPQGQPQTPVNAWAPQPQQTPVSASTIMVNTHPSPKPWQPPQNLPQARSPPPPPQRMNSFNISQRSSSPINPMASVLNPATQGSSYEMPAVRGKGADMFAKRQSRMEKYVVDSETVEANKATRAPSPVASLPHEWKYTPNAFGRSYSLSPLARVPSTGQQSASAASQKPPARASTAPPTSQTSWPEKVCRPIMPWEAASRHPLGLVDEAFSFQNLQQSLATNVRLAAQRKKLPEPPAEWKARSSYQAPQRTGSQTWSQNQSRTQIRAPIPWFGSLTRSSAPAPPGPAGYRSLPRQWQPQRSVTQEPLGPSGSSVLFNRPTEKKTYKSVYTGNIWSWQR